Below is a window of 'Nostoc azollae' 0708 DNA.
GGTAGTTTTTTAAGATTACCCAGTTTAGATGAAAAAGGCATCGCTTATATTCAGGAAATAACTTCTACCTCTGATGCTTGGTATGCTGCCAAGGATGCGATCACAGAAGCTAGACAAGTTATCTTACACAAACTAAATTTACTCAACTGGCTATCAGAATTTGTCACCCAATTTTCTTAATTCCATTAGATATACATTTTGAGAATTGATATATGAATGGTATTTGTACCCTCGCTAATGATTATGTTTACGACCAACTCATTGCCCTACTCAATAGCATAGAGGCGGTTTATGGCCGAACAATGCCTGTATGTATCTATCCTTATGATGAAAATACAGCTAAAATTGCTGCTGAACTTGCTCACCGTCCTCATGTAAAACTTTACAATCACCAAGATTCGATTCAAAAATGGGATAAATTTGTTAAAGATATTTGGGATAAGCATCCCACAGCCCAACAACATTGGCAAACTATAGGCGCGAATAAATATCACCGAGTGGGAACTCATCGCCGTTATTGTGCTTTTGATGCGCCTTTTGATCGCTTTGTTTATATGGATGCTGATATTTTATTAATGAGTCCCCTAGATCATATTTTTACTCAGCTAAATCATACTAATTGGGTAGTATATGATTTTCAATTTAAAGATGTATCTCATGTTTACAGCGTATCATCAACTAAATTAAAGGAACTATTCACTCCAGAACGATTGCAAACAGAAATTTTTTGTTCTGGTTTTTATGGGTCTAAAAAAGATATATTTCCTGAACAAAAGCGAGATATTTTATTGAATTATTTGCGTCAGGGAGAGGCAGAAGTTCTCTATGATATGGCTCCTGACCAAACGATTCTCAATTATATGGTAATGCGATTGGGCATTCCTAGCTATAATTTCGCCCGCACCTTACCTGCTAAAGAAGCAACAGGTTGTTCGGTAAGTTCCCTGCACTTTGAAAATAGAGATCAAATTCTCTATGATAAGGGTAACAGACTCACTTATTTGCATTATATAGGTTTATCTTCCAAGTTATTTAGTCGAGTTTGTGCTGGTGAAAATATAGATTTCCCTTACCGGGATATTTTCTTGCACTATCGCTATTTATATACACCAGAAAAAAAACCGAAATTCATAACTAAACCTAAACCTTATGATGTTTCTCCCAGTTTAGGTAAGCGAATTTTAAAAAAGTTAGGTTTAGCTAAACAATAGAGGATTATGCTCATAAACAGGGGAATTTATATCATTGCTAATGACAAAGTAACAGACCAAGCGATCGCACTACTCAATAGTATCCGATTGCATGATGCTGATACCCCTATCGTCATGATTCCTTACGATGATAATTATTACAATATTGCAGATACTCTCAGTCAAAATTATGGCGTGAAAATCTATGAAGACTTAGATATTATCGACCGTCTTTCCCAAAAATTACACGAAATTTTCGGAGGCCAGTTTTTTGCGCGTCCTAATCAATTTCGTAAACAAGCTTGCTGGTTTGGAGTATTTGATGAGTTTTTGTATATTGACACTGATATTGTTGTCTTTGAAAAAATCATTGATAATCTTAACTATTTGAAAACTGCCGATTTCATTTGTTGTGATTACCAACACTTAGGAGGGATTAAAAATGTTTTTAGTCCCAAAGTTATAGAAGATCAAGTATTTAGTGAATATGAAGTCAAAGCAATTTTTAACGGTGGTTTTTGGGGATCTAAGAAAAACTTAATTTCCGAAACGGAATTGTATGAAATCCTTAGTGAATGTGCAGCGAACACAGAATATTTTGATTTTTCTGAAAAAACTTCAGATCAACCAATTATTAACTATATGATATTAAAGCGAATTCCCCACCGCTTTAATATTGTGCGTCGAGAAGGTAAAGCACCAGGAAACTGGGCAGGAACTCCTCATTTTCAAAATCAAGGAAACCTCCTGTTTGATCCGACAGTAAATCAACCTTTACAATATCTTCACTGGGCTGGTATTAGAATTGAACCAGGTTGTCCCTACTGGAAAACTTGGGAACATTATCGTAATTTAAATCCAGTCTTACCAACTACAGCTATACAGGTACCTGTGCGGAAAAGTAAATGGCAGCAAACGTTAGATCATATAAAAAATCAGTTACGCCAACTTCAACCCAAATCGTGAGAATTCAGGAATAAATTTATGTTATGGACTTACAAGGAATTTCAACTTTTACTACATGTAGTAAAATGTAGTAAACTTAGGAAGTCATCAAATAACAATCACTTCCTAAAATCTTAATTTTCACCTGCATAAATGGTAATTAATTTGACTAAATTAATTGCTGCATTAATTGCTGCTTAAGAATAAGAATCTAAATCGAGAGATTGCATTCCTCGACTGCTGACAAATTCCAGCAAACTTCCCAACTGCAACCAAACAAATAAACAAGTTAGCAAACTCAGCGGTAAACCCACACCTAAAGCCAGAGGAAAGGGAAAGCCAAATATTTCTAACCCAGAAGACATAAATAAACAAACTCCTATTGTAATGCCAATAAATGGCACCAACAATTGTTTTAAAGAGGAACTAGATTTTATAGGTTCTTTGTTAACACTTGACCATTTCTGGACAATTACCTGCAAAGTACCAGATAAGGCTAAACCAGAAGTGAATGCTGTGAGGAATCCCACTAGAAGTAAGATGTAAGGTGGTTGCAGAGGGTAATAGTACATGAAAATCCCAATTGTTATTAAATTAATTTAAACTTGGTGACTGGTTATTAGTAAAGGAAATCAAAGAAGTAGCTTTTGGTAGAATAGCTGCTACACCTTCTCTAGATAACTCCGTCAAAATCCCAAACGCTACATTTAATAACCGATTTGGTGGTAGGTCATCTTTGACTAAGTTCCAGAGTCTTTGTACTTCGTCGGTGTGCAAACGGTCATCTTCAGTTAGGGCAAGCACCAACTGACGACGGAGAAATTTACCTTCTTCAGATAGTAAGAATTGTAATCCCATTTTCGCTGTAGGTAAAACATCGAATTCTACATCAGTGCGAGCGATGGAAATTAGATTCTCTAACCTCTGCCATTGGAATTTACCATCTTTAAATAACACATTGAGTAAGCGCCGTCTTAATGCTACAGATTCTCCTGTTAGCAACCGTCGTGCTATGTAGGGATAACCTATTTCTACGATTTTAAAATTGGGGTTGAGGCTCAGGGCAATACCTTCCTGTGTCACCAAGGAACGAATAATTAAGGCAAACTTGGCGGGAACTCGGAAGGGATATTCATACATCAACTCAGAGAATTGATCGGTGATGGTTTTGAAGTTAAAGTCCTTGACATTTTTACCGATGGCATTTCCCAGCACAGCTTCTAATGCTGGCACAATTGGGGTAATATTGGTACCTGGAGCGAGAAAGCCAAGTTCTACAAAGTCTTCGGCTAAGTCGGTGTAATCTTTATTGACAAGATGTACTAAGGCATCTACCAATGTTTCTTTGGTAGTTTCTTCTAGTTGATCCATCATGCCAAAGTCGATGTAAGCCATGCGACCATCGGTAACGGCAAATAAATTACCTGGATGGGGGTCGGCATGAAAGAAGCCATGTTCTAAGAGTTGTTGTAAACCAGAGGTAACTCCAATCTGGATGATTGTTTCGGGATCTAAACCTGCTTGGCGTATACTTTGCGTATCTGTAAGTTTAAAGCCGTTAATCCATTCTAGGGTTAAAACCCGGTTACTGCTATAACGCCAGTAGATAGACGGAACTTTGACATGGGGGTCGTCACGGAAGTTGGTAGCAAATTTCTCTGCGTTACGACCTTCATTGATGTAATCAATTTCTTCAAATAATTTTGTGCCAAATTCATCGACAATTAATGTTAGATCGTGGCCGAGATTGAGGGGTAACCAAGGAGTTAGCCAACTGGCAGCCCAACGCATTAAATATAAGTCCCGTGTTATTACTGGACGCAGGTTAGGGCGTTGCACCTTGACGGCGACTTCTTCTCCACTGATGAGACGAGCTCGATATACTTGACCTAAACTAGCAGCTGCTACAGGTTTGGGTGATAGTTCGCTAAATATCTCGTCAATGGATCGTTCTAGTTCTGTTTCAATGATATGTTGCGCTAAGTTATGGTCGAAGGCTGGTAACTGGTCTTGCAACTTCACCAGTTCTGCTAAAAAGTCTTTGCGGATTAAGTCTGGTCGGGTGGAGAGGGCTTGACCTACTTTGATAAAAGTGGGTCCGAAGTGGGTGAGCAGTTCTCGTAATTGGGTGGCTCGTTTTCCCTGATTCTGCTCAACTTGATTTTGCCATTCATCCCACTTGAGACTGAGTATAAAGCTTGCAAAGGAGAAGATTATTCTCAGTAGTCTGCCCCAAGCTAACCAGGGACGGTAACGGTAGTAACGAGCGATCGCGTCTGGATTATACTGCTGTAGTTGAGCAGGTTGATACTGACCCACGCCTTTATTTGCCTCTTCAACTGGGAACTTTACAATTTCGGTTGCTTGTTTTTTTAGCTACAAGCTGGTTAATACTCAAGATTTTTAGGTGGAGTAATGAGCTTCTTTCTGTTTTAGCTACAAGAAAGAATTACGCTTTACTTATTTCTAGAAATTCTAGTGTAATAAATAAGGCAAACTAAGCGGATCTTTACTGCCTAGAGTTCTTTATCATTTTCTTAATTATACTTTATAAAAGTACAAAATCTGATCTTATAAGTGGACTATTTTATATTTTCTCAATAATTTGATTCCAGCATCATACCCTGCATTATCTTCTGCAATTGCTTTCATTGCAGTGAATTCTAATATGCACAGCTAAGTTGAGCAAGGCTACAGCTATTAGCCTTAGCTAATTACAGTATTTCAAAGCTAGGTAGTAATTGCCTATATAGAGTCTAGGAGTTTTTATTCGCGAAGAATCTCATTTCTACTAAAATTATTCTGCTGTAATGCTTCAGAAATACAACATTTTGCATTCACATCTGGGAATTGTAGACTAAGATGATAACAATTTATTTATAATAAAACCTGGCAACTTCTTATATTTACCCATACAATTTTAAACTAGGTACTCTTTGTAAGAACCGTTTACTAACTTAATGAATCAGTTAACAGGTCAGGGTGTAAGAGCTATCACAAAGTATCCAATGGTAGATAGAATAAACGATATCGCTTGGCAAGCTCGCCAAGGTAGTGTTGCGGCAATTATTCAACTGTTGAACGAAAAACTAGTTATCTTTGGTGTCAGAACTAGAGCTATTTTCGCTGATGGTGTCTTACAACTTTTGTGTGAGGCAGCTACGGAAGAACAACTTGATCAATCTACCTTGGTGCAAGAAGTTCAGCAAATTCTTGATTCAATTGCACCCCGTAATATTCGCACGGTCAATATTAACTGTAGAATTGTCAGGGAAGAACAATTATTATGGTTGGAGGAAATTAATCGCAATCCCACTAATCAATTCCTGTGGTCACAGGAAACTACTCTCTCTCAGCCCGGTCTTGTCAAGCAACTAATTCAAGATTTAAAAGCAGTTTCTACTGAATATAGAAAACCGATTCTCCCTAAATCTCAACCTTTACTAAGTAACAAATATAAACAGAAAATTTCAGTTAGAAAATTGGTATTAGCAGCCACTGGCTTAGCCATAATTATTGTATTTGTTGGTCAAGTTGATTCTCCTTTAGGAAAAGCACTTAAGAATCTGTTTCCTTTAGATGTTTCACCATATTTACAAACAACAAACAAAATCAAATCACCAACATTATCTCCTGATGATAAGAAAAGTTTTTCTAATCCCGCGAATGATTCATTTGCAGATGCTGTCAGGCTTGCTAACCAGGCTACTACCGCTGGTAAAGTAGCTATAACTTCAACTCAGTGGTGGGAATTAGCTGCTAGATGGCAAAGAGCTTCTGATTTAATGAATCAGGTTTCTGCTGGTCATAGCCGTTATCAAGAGGCTCAAATTAGAACTAAATTATATAAGGAATATAGTAAGGCAGCACAAAAAGAAGCAGAAAAAACCAAATCAATTCCTGTGGAAAATTAAGAGTTAAAAAATTTAGTTACAGATCAAAATTTGTGTAGAGACACTTAATCAAGTGTCTCTACTAACTATGTAGGGCTTGCTGATAGCTTAGCTTGGCGTTAAGCCATATAAACTGACAACCTGGATAAATCGTTTAAGGGTCATCTAATGTGGATAAGATGCAGGAAATAAGCCTTGATACCATGAAAACTCAAACACTTTTTGACATTCTGGATTCTTCTAAATCCTCCTCTTCTTTCTTCTGACTCTTGACTCCTGATTCCTAATCGTCACGAACAACTTTTTCAGCAAGCCCTATGTAATTTTAATTAAACACTCATTTCTAACATCCGTTGGATAGGACGGAGTGCTGCAACTCGGATGTCCTCGGACATCGTAATTTCTGGGGTACGATTTTTCATGGTTAAATACAGCTTTTCTAAAGTATTCAAACGCATGAATGGACATTCATTACAGTTACAGTTGTTGTCAGGTGGTGCAGGAATAAAGTGTTTGTGAGGTGCGAGTTTTTGCATCTGGTGGATGATGCCTGGCTCTGTAGCTACAATGAATTCTTGTGCAGGGACTTTTTGACAATAATTCAATAAGGCTGCTGTGGAACCGATGTAGCTGGCGTGGCGCAAAACGCTAGTTTCACATTCTGGGTGTGCGATCACTTCGGCTTCAGGATGTATGGTTTTTAACTGGACAATTTTCTTTTCAGAAAAGGTTTCATGAACTATGCAGCTACCTTGCCATAACAACATATCTCGTCCGGTTTGCTGGATTAGATAGCGTCCTAAATTTTTATCGGGTGCAAAAATGATGGGCTGTTCTTTGGGTATTTGCTGAAGAATTTTTACCGCATTGGAACTGGTGCAGATAATATCGCTCATGGCTTTAACTTCTGCAGAGCAGTTAATATAGGAAATTACCAGATGATCAGGATGTGCGGCTTTGAAAGCTGCAAATTCATCAGGAGGACAACTGTCTGCTAAAGAACAACCCGCGTTTAAGTCTGGTAACAATACTAATTTGTCAGGGTTAAGAATCTTTGCAGTTTCGGCCATAAAGTGAACACCAGCAAATACAATAACATGGGCGTTAGTTTGGGCTGCTGCCTTTGCTAGTTGTAAGGAATCGCCAATAAAGTCGGCGATATCTTGAATATCTGGGTCTTGATAATAATGAGCCAATATGACCGCGTTGAGTTCCTGCTTTAAATCCTCAATGGCGGTAAATAAATCTAGTGGTAGTGTACCTGGTTTTTGAGCAAGTGTAGTTGTAAACACAGTTAGAAGTTGCTTTTAGCGGTAAATAATGATTTGGTGAGTTGAAGAATCAGGGAGTTGTTGGATGTGCAGAAGTAGAGGTTTTGCAATAGCAAGTCCCCACCAATATGAAACTTGCTTACTGATTGGTAGCTAGAATTTAAGTTCTTC
It encodes the following:
- a CDS encoding Npun_R2821/Npun_R2822 family protein; translated protein: MNGICTLANDYVYDQLIALLNSIEAVYGRTMPVCIYPYDENTAKIAAELAHRPHVKLYNHQDSIQKWDKFVKDIWDKHPTAQQHWQTIGANKYHRVGTHRRYCAFDAPFDRFVYMDADILLMSPLDHIFTQLNHTNWVVYDFQFKDVSHVYSVSSTKLKELFTPERLQTEIFCSGFYGSKKDIFPEQKRDILLNYLRQGEAEVLYDMAPDQTILNYMVMRLGIPSYNFARTLPAKEATGCSVSSLHFENRDQILYDKGNRLTYLHYIGLSSKLFSRVCAGENIDFPYRDIFLHYRYLYTPEKKPKFITKPKPYDVSPSLGKRILKKLGLAKQ
- a CDS encoding Npun_R2821/Npun_R2822 family protein, with the translated sequence MNRGIYIIANDKVTDQAIALLNSIRLHDADTPIVMIPYDDNYYNIADTLSQNYGVKIYEDLDIIDRLSQKLHEIFGGQFFARPNQFRKQACWFGVFDEFLYIDTDIVVFEKIIDNLNYLKTADFICCDYQHLGGIKNVFSPKVIEDQVFSEYEVKAIFNGGFWGSKKNLISETELYEILSECAANTEYFDFSEKTSDQPIINYMILKRIPHRFNIVRREGKAPGNWAGTPHFQNQGNLLFDPTVNQPLQYLHWAGIRIEPGCPYWKTWEHYRNLNPVLPTTAIQVPVRKSKWQQTLDHIKNQLRQLQPKS
- a CDS encoding ABC1 kinase family protein, whose translation is MGQYQPAQLQQYNPDAIARYYRYRPWLAWGRLLRIIFSFASFILSLKWDEWQNQVEQNQGKRATQLRELLTHFGPTFIKVGQALSTRPDLIRKDFLAELVKLQDQLPAFDHNLAQHIIETELERSIDEIFSELSPKPVAAASLGQVYRARLISGEEVAVKVQRPNLRPVITRDLYLMRWAASWLTPWLPLNLGHDLTLIVDEFGTKLFEEIDYINEGRNAEKFATNFRDDPHVKVPSIYWRYSSNRVLTLEWINGFKLTDTQSIRQAGLDPETIIQIGVTSGLQQLLEHGFFHADPHPGNLFAVTDGRMAYIDFGMMDQLEETTKETLVDALVHLVNKDYTDLAEDFVELGFLAPGTNITPIVPALEAVLGNAIGKNVKDFNFKTITDQFSELMYEYPFRVPAKFALIIRSLVTQEGIALSLNPNFKIVEIGYPYIARRLLTGESVALRRRLLNVLFKDGKFQWQRLENLISIARTDVEFDVLPTAKMGLQFLLSEEGKFLRRQLVLALTEDDRLHTDEVQRLWNLVKDDLPPNRLLNVAFGILTELSREGVAAILPKATSLISFTNNQSPSLN
- the nadA gene encoding quinolinate synthase NadA, yielding MFTTTLAQKPGTLPLDLFTAIEDLKQELNAVILAHYYQDPDIQDIADFIGDSLQLAKAAAQTNAHVIVFAGVHFMAETAKILNPDKLVLLPDLNAGCSLADSCPPDEFAAFKAAHPDHLVISYINCSAEVKAMSDIICTSSNAVKILQQIPKEQPIIFAPDKNLGRYLIQQTGRDMLLWQGSCIVHETFSEKKIVQLKTIHPEAEVIAHPECETSVLRHASYIGSTAALLNYCQKVPAQEFIVATEPGIIHQMQKLAPHKHFIPAPPDNNCNCNECPFMRLNTLEKLYLTMKNRTPEITMSEDIRVAALRPIQRMLEMSV